A single window of Halotalea alkalilenta DNA harbors:
- the ycaO gene encoding 30S ribosomal protein S12 methylthiotransferase accessory factor YcaO, which yields MTEETYIPGKDEALERSISNLRGAIESLGFNIVEARWLNPAPYIWSVHIRDRDCPQVFSNGKGASREAAMASALGEMLERLSTRYLWADFYLTPMLERFGFIHQRDEQWFPAEEAPMPAELLDQGTRARYDLAETDEGELVTAELCDMNGGDSGRGVCALPYVRSRDGETVLVPVNVIANLFVSNGMSAGNNRYEAVVQGLSEIFERGIKNRILRDGIALPEVPEAVLDRYPTIKQGLEALNAAGFPVRALDASLGGRYPVMCVLLQNPADGGVYASFGAHPRFQVALERALTELLQGRALDELEGFPAPTSDMDLVSDPHNLELHFIDSSGYVSWALLSDTPDVEFADWDDQDDNATARARLIALLEEEGFDVYIAEYTDLGGYACRILVPGFSEIYLPDELRWNNNNQALEHRATLFDLANAEPNDWEALLDDLEGHAVNEQLRVLEWAGIAGDKGTPWARLRVGELKLWLMLALERFDEAKEQLDMVLASGHLEPEERLALRALADTLDLALNDFDLADFRRALVGYYGTELVDQAQALTEGRLRFPGLGPLDPACPTVAHGKLLEAYAKVLSAQR from the coding sequence ATGACCGAAGAGACCTATATTCCCGGTAAGGACGAAGCGCTCGAGCGCTCGATCTCCAACCTCCGAGGAGCGATCGAGTCGCTCGGCTTCAACATCGTCGAAGCACGCTGGCTCAATCCCGCGCCCTACATCTGGTCGGTGCACATCCGCGACCGCGACTGCCCACAGGTGTTCTCCAACGGCAAGGGGGCCAGCCGCGAGGCGGCGATGGCCAGTGCCCTCGGCGAGATGCTCGAGCGGCTGTCGACCCGGTATCTGTGGGCCGACTTCTATCTCACCCCGATGCTCGAGCGGTTCGGCTTCATCCACCAGCGCGACGAGCAGTGGTTCCCGGCCGAGGAAGCGCCGATGCCGGCCGAGCTGCTCGACCAAGGGACCCGCGCCCGCTACGACCTCGCCGAGACCGACGAAGGCGAGCTGGTGACCGCCGAGCTCTGCGACATGAACGGCGGCGACTCCGGGCGCGGCGTCTGCGCCCTGCCCTACGTGCGCTCGCGCGACGGTGAGACCGTGCTGGTACCGGTCAACGTGATCGCCAACCTGTTCGTTTCCAACGGCATGTCCGCGGGCAACAATCGCTATGAAGCGGTGGTCCAGGGGCTCTCCGAAATCTTCGAACGCGGGATCAAGAATCGCATCCTGCGCGACGGCATTGCCCTGCCCGAGGTCCCCGAGGCGGTGCTCGACCGCTATCCGACGATCAAGCAGGGGCTCGAGGCGCTCAACGCGGCAGGCTTCCCGGTGCGGGCGCTGGACGCCTCGCTCGGCGGACGCTACCCGGTAATGTGCGTGCTGCTGCAGAACCCGGCCGATGGCGGTGTCTATGCATCCTTCGGCGCCCATCCGCGCTTCCAGGTCGCGCTCGAGCGCGCGCTCACCGAGCTGCTCCAGGGCCGCGCGCTGGACGAGCTCGAGGGCTTCCCGGCACCTACCAGCGACATGGATCTGGTCAGCGACCCCCACAACCTCGAGCTGCACTTCATCGACTCGAGTGGCTACGTCAGCTGGGCGCTGCTTTCCGACACCCCTGATGTCGAATTCGCCGACTGGGACGACCAGGACGATAACGCCACCGCACGGGCAAGGCTGATCGCGCTGCTCGAGGAGGAAGGCTTCGACGTCTACATCGCCGAGTACACCGACCTTGGCGGCTACGCCTGCCGCATCCTGGTACCTGGCTTCTCGGAGATCTACCTGCCGGACGAGCTGCGCTGGAACAACAACAATCAGGCGCTCGAACATCGCGCCACCCTGTTCGATCTCGCCAACGCCGAGCCGAACGACTGGGAGGCATTGCTCGACGATCTCGAGGGACATGCGGTCAACGAGCAGCTGCGAGTGCTGGAGTGGGCCGGCATCGCCGGTGACAAGGGTACCCCCTGGGCACGCCTGCGGGTAGGCGAGCTGAAGCTGTGGCTGATGCTTGCGCTCGAGCGCTTCGATGAAGCGAAAGAGCAGCTCGACATGGTGCTCGCCTCCGGCCACCTCGAGCCAGAGGAGCGCCTTGCCCTGCGAGCACTGGCGGACACGCTCGATCTGGCGCTCAACGACTTCGATCTTGCCGATTTCCGCCGCGCGCTGGTTGGCTACTACGGCACCGAGCTCGTCGACCAGGCCCAGGCATTGACCGAAGGACGCCTGCGCTTTCCTGGGCTCGGACCACTGGACCCGGCCTGCCCTACCGTTGCCCACGGCAAACTGCTCGAAGCCTACGCCAAGGTGCTCAGCGCTCAGCGCTGA
- a CDS encoding ABC transporter ATP-binding protein, whose translation MTLSRPNQASTIDAEEVMRLEDLCVEFDGQRVVDGLSLEVRAGETVALVGESGSGKSITALAALGLLPREAKVGGGRWLAGQRLDDLAVRDWRRLRGGEVGMIFQEPMSSLNPLHTVGRQIGETLKLHQGLDAGARRRRVLELLRLVRLPRVERLIDAYPHALSGGQRQRVMIAMAIANDPKLLIADEPTTALDVTIAREVLALIEDLRERLGMGVLLITHDLNLVRRHAQRVCVLCRGRTEDYGDTERVFEAPGSSYTRALIDAEPDGRPIPLEADAEPLLDARGLSVEYRANRRLFARQAPAFTALSPIDVTLARGETLGVVGESGSGKSTLALALARLVPSSGEILFAGERLDLLQDAALRRRRRDIAMVFQDPYGSLSPRMSVTDIISEGLRFHHPELTREQVDDRVLTTLDAVELDRGIAGRYPHEFSGGQRARIALARSLILEPKLLILDEPTSALDRQVQKRLIVLLRRLQAERGLSYLFISHDLAVVRAVAHRILVLKEGRLIECRECQALIDAPDSDYTRGLIEASLLKPSVQQP comes from the coding sequence ATGACGTTGAGCCGGCCGAACCAAGCATCCACGATCGATGCCGAAGAGGTGATGCGCCTCGAAGATCTCTGCGTCGAGTTCGACGGCCAGAGAGTGGTCGATGGTCTCAGTCTGGAAGTGCGCGCGGGCGAGACGGTCGCGCTGGTCGGCGAGTCCGGTTCGGGCAAATCGATCACCGCACTCGCCGCACTCGGCTTGCTGCCGCGCGAGGCCAAGGTCGGCGGCGGGCGCTGGCTGGCGGGGCAGCGACTCGATGACCTCGCTGTGCGCGACTGGCGCCGCCTGCGTGGCGGCGAAGTGGGAATGATCTTCCAGGAGCCGATGAGCTCGCTCAATCCGCTGCATACGGTCGGACGCCAGATCGGCGAGACGCTCAAGCTGCACCAGGGGCTGGATGCCGGCGCGCGACGCCGCCGAGTGCTGGAACTGCTGCGCTTGGTCCGGCTACCGCGGGTGGAACGCCTGATCGATGCCTACCCCCATGCGCTCTCCGGCGGCCAGCGCCAGCGGGTGATGATCGCAATGGCGATCGCCAATGACCCCAAGCTGCTGATCGCCGACGAGCCGACCACAGCGCTCGACGTCACCATCGCCCGCGAGGTGCTGGCGCTGATCGAGGATCTGCGCGAGCGACTCGGCATGGGGGTGCTGCTGATCACCCATGATCTCAACCTGGTACGCCGGCACGCCCAGCGGGTCTGCGTGCTGTGCCGTGGAAGAACCGAGGACTACGGCGATACCGAGCGGGTCTTCGAGGCCCCCGGCAGCAGCTATACCCGCGCGCTGATCGACGCCGAGCCGGACGGCCGCCCGATTCCGCTGGAGGCGGATGCCGAGCCGCTGCTCGATGCCCGGGGCTTGAGCGTCGAGTACCGCGCCAACCGGCGGTTGTTCGCTCGCCAGGCGCCGGCCTTCACCGCGCTCTCGCCGATCGATGTCACCCTGGCCCGGGGCGAGACATTGGGAGTCGTTGGTGAATCCGGCTCGGGCAAGTCCACGCTTGCGCTGGCACTGGCGCGGCTGGTGCCCTCCAGCGGCGAGATCCTGTTCGCCGGAGAGCGGCTCGATCTGCTCCAGGACGCCGCGCTGCGCCGGCGTCGCCGCGATATCGCGATGGTGTTCCAGGACCCCTATGGCTCGCTGTCGCCGCGGATGAGCGTCACCGATATCATCAGCGAAGGCTTGCGCTTCCACCATCCGGAACTGACTCGGGAGCAGGTCGACGACAGGGTGTTGACCACGCTCGATGCGGTGGAGCTGGACCGCGGCATCGCCGGGCGCTATCCCCATGAGTTTTCCGGCGGCCAGCGCGCGCGTATCGCGCTGGCACGTTCGCTGATTCTCGAGCCCAAGCTCTTGATCCTCGACGAACCGACCTCGGCACTCGACCGCCAGGTGCAGAAGCGGCTGATCGTGCTGCTGCGCCGGCTACAGGCAGAGCGCGGATTGAGCTACTTGTTCATCAGCCACGATCTCGCCGTGGTGCGGGCAGTGGCGCATCGTATCCTGGTGCTGAAAGAAGGCCGGCTGATCGAGTGCCGCGAATGCCAGGCGCTGATCGACGCCCCTGACAGCGACTATACCCGGGGGTTGATCGAGGCCTCGCTGCTGAAGCCGTCGGTTCAGCAGCCCTAG
- a CDS encoding ABC transporter permease translates to MLAWLRSGSRAHSRYRISPITQRRLATFRANRRARLSLWLLIGLFVVSLAAELICNDRPLVVQYDGQWYWPMWNDYPETTFGGFLPTTTDFSDPAVGELIHANGWWLRAPIPWSYGTLDMQLSSPAPSPPDMRHWLGTDDQGRDVAARVLYGVRLSLLFALGVSLGAVVIGVSIGGMQGYFGGAADLFGQRFLEIWSGLPMLFLLIILSSLVSPNIWWLLGIMLLFAWLGLVDVVRAEFLRARNLEYVRAAKALGLPSRLIIWRHVLPNAMVSTVTFLPFIFTGAIGTLTALDFLGFGLPPGSPSLGELVAQGRNNLQAPWLGITAFVSLSLLLSLLVFVGEGLRDAFDPRHTELGGKQ, encoded by the coding sequence ATGCTGGCATGGTTGCGTTCAGGCTCCAGGGCCCACTCGCGCTATAGGATTTCGCCGATCACCCAGCGTCGGCTCGCGACCTTTCGCGCCAATCGCCGTGCACGGCTGTCGCTATGGCTTTTGATCGGACTGTTCGTGGTGTCGCTCGCAGCCGAGCTGATCTGCAACGACCGACCGCTGGTGGTCCAATACGATGGCCAGTGGTACTGGCCGATGTGGAACGACTATCCGGAGACCACCTTCGGCGGCTTCCTGCCGACCACCACCGATTTCAGCGATCCGGCGGTGGGCGAACTGATCCACGCCAACGGCTGGTGGCTGCGCGCGCCGATTCCCTGGTCCTACGGCACCCTCGACATGCAGCTCAGCTCACCTGCGCCCTCTCCTCCCGACATGCGCCACTGGCTTGGTACCGACGACCAAGGGCGCGATGTGGCTGCCCGGGTGCTCTACGGCGTGCGCCTGTCGCTGCTGTTCGCTCTCGGGGTCAGTCTCGGCGCGGTGGTCATCGGTGTCTCGATCGGCGGCATGCAGGGTTACTTCGGCGGTGCGGCGGACCTGTTCGGCCAGCGCTTTCTCGAAATCTGGTCGGGACTGCCGATGCTGTTCCTCTTGATCATCCTCTCGAGCCTGGTCAGTCCGAACATCTGGTGGCTGCTCGGGATCATGCTGCTGTTCGCCTGGCTCGGGCTCGTCGACGTGGTGAGGGCCGAGTTCCTGCGCGCGCGCAATCTCGAATACGTGCGCGCGGCCAAGGCGCTCGGCCTGCCTTCGAGGCTGATCATCTGGCGCCACGTGCTGCCCAACGCGATGGTCTCGACGGTGACCTTCCTGCCGTTCATCTTCACCGGTGCGATCGGCACCCTCACCGCGCTCGACTTCCTCGGCTTCGGGCTGCCGCCGGGCTCGCCCTCGCTCGGTGAGCTGGTCGCCCAGGGCCGCAACAATCTCCAGGCGCCCTGGCTCGGGATCACCGCCTTCGTCAGTCTTTCGCTGCTGCTGTCGCTATTGGTGTTCGTCGGCGAAGGGCTGCGCGATGCCTTCGATCCCCGCCATACCGAGCTGGGGGGCAAGCAATGA
- a CDS encoding microcin C ABC transporter permease YejB — MNDYLLRRLLLIVPTLLGIMLLNFLIVQAAPGGPVEQMLARIQGMGNTSLSFTASTDGVGSDAQRGTEGVDPAFIAQLNAQFGFDQPMWQRFGSMILDYARFDFGDSFFRGQPVIELIKERLPVSVSLGLWTTLLVYLISIPLGIRKALGHGSRFDIWSSTVVVVGYAIPGFLFATLLIVLFAGGSYLDWFPMRGLTSTDFDQLSPLGKLLDYLHHIALPVIANAIGGFAALTLLTKNSFLDEIHRQYVLTARAKGASERRVLYGHVFRNAMLIVIAGMPAALVGIFLTGSLLIEVIFSLDGLGLLGYEAVLSRDYPVIFGTLFIYTLIGLVLKLLSDLTYMWIDPRIDFSSREQ; from the coding sequence ATGAACGACTACCTGCTGCGACGACTGCTGCTGATCGTACCGACCCTGCTCGGCATCATGCTGCTCAACTTCCTGATCGTGCAGGCCGCCCCGGGGGGGCCGGTCGAGCAGATGCTCGCGCGGATCCAGGGCATGGGCAATACCAGCCTGAGCTTCACCGCCAGCACCGACGGCGTCGGCAGCGACGCCCAGCGCGGCACGGAGGGGGTCGATCCCGCCTTCATCGCGCAGCTCAACGCCCAGTTCGGCTTCGACCAGCCGATGTGGCAGCGCTTCGGCTCGATGATCCTGGACTATGCGCGCTTCGACTTCGGTGACAGCTTCTTTCGCGGTCAGCCGGTGATTGAGCTGATCAAGGAGCGACTGCCGGTATCGGTCTCGCTTGGGCTCTGGACCACCCTGCTGGTCTACCTGATCTCTATCCCGCTGGGCATTCGCAAGGCGCTGGGCCACGGCTCGCGCTTCGATATCTGGAGCTCGACGGTGGTGGTGGTCGGCTACGCGATACCGGGCTTTCTCTTCGCCACGCTCTTGATCGTGCTGTTCGCCGGCGGTAGCTACCTCGACTGGTTCCCGATGCGCGGCCTGACCTCGACCGACTTCGATCAGCTCTCCCCGCTCGGCAAACTGCTCGACTATCTCCACCACATCGCCCTGCCGGTGATCGCCAACGCGATCGGCGGCTTCGCTGCGCTTACGCTTCTGACCAAGAACAGCTTCCTCGACGAGATCCATCGCCAGTACGTGCTCACCGCGCGCGCCAAAGGGGCAAGCGAGCGGCGGGTGCTCTACGGCCACGTGTTCCGCAACGCGATGCTGATCGTCATCGCCGGGATGCCGGCCGCGCTGGTCGGCATCTTCCTCACCGGCTCACTGCTGATCGAGGTGATCTTCTCCCTCGATGGCCTTGGTCTGCTCGGCTACGAGGCAGTGCTCTCACGCGACTATCCGGTGATCTTCGGTACCCTTTTCATCTACACGCTGATCGGCTTGGTGCTCAAACTGCTTTCGGACCTGACCTACATGTGGATAGACCCTCGAATCGATTTCTCATCGCGGGAGCAATGA
- a CDS encoding extracellular solute-binding protein codes for MIGTLCRFALLTLLAVAPATWAASPEQVPTVHGLSLYGEPGLPAGFTSFPYVNPNAPKGGSLTRAVPVSFNSTNPFIITGSAAAGIDYLGQSYLYDSLMVSDPAEIFSAYGLLASGIRLDPQRRWMEFDLDPRARFHDGEPVTAEDVVFTFNLLVEKGAPFFRGYYADVTSVRAEGPLTVHFDFAENNSPELPLILGQLPVLPAHYWKDRDFSRPTLEIPVGSGPYRIERLDPGRQIVYRRDPDYWARDLPVNRGRFNIDRLIFDTYLDDSVALEAFRAGNIDLRAEMTASNWATGYQGPAMERGLIGQLVVATHNPAPLQAFVPNLRRAQFQDPRVRRAIGLAYDFEWQNRNLFYSQYRRTRGMFDGSEMEATGLPEGEELALLEPLRDQLPPEVFEEPLPIEEPSDLRERLRQALALLEEAGYRVENDRMVDAQGRSLSFEILLWDGRMQRMVLPYVRNLRRIGIDARVRVVDPSQYQVRISQHDYDMIIGSFAQSSSPGNEQREFWTSDYADRPQSRNTAGIRNPAIDQLVESLIRADSRESLDAHARALDRALRWNFYLVPQYHNPGARIAYWRKLAFPLPFPDYGLDLDAWWVDSQRASRVEAAQDDQQP; via the coding sequence TTGATCGGTACCCTCTGTCGTTTCGCTCTGCTCACGCTGCTCGCCGTCGCTCCCGCGACGTGGGCGGCCTCCCCGGAACAAGTGCCTACCGTGCACGGCCTGTCGCTCTATGGCGAGCCGGGGTTGCCGGCCGGCTTCACCTCCTTCCCCTACGTCAACCCGAATGCGCCCAAGGGCGGCAGCCTGACCCGCGCCGTGCCGGTCAGCTTCAACTCGACCAACCCGTTCATCATCACCGGCAGCGCCGCGGCGGGAATCGACTACTTGGGCCAGAGCTATCTCTACGACAGCCTGATGGTGTCGGATCCGGCCGAGATATTCAGCGCGTACGGGCTGCTCGCCAGCGGCATCCGCCTCGACCCGCAGCGGCGCTGGATGGAGTTCGACCTCGACCCGCGGGCACGCTTCCATGATGGCGAGCCGGTCACCGCCGAAGACGTGGTCTTCACCTTCAATCTGCTGGTCGAGAAAGGCGCGCCGTTCTTTCGCGGTTACTACGCCGACGTCACCTCGGTGCGCGCGGAAGGTCCTCTCACCGTGCATTTCGACTTCGCTGAGAACAACTCCCCTGAGCTTCCGCTGATCCTCGGCCAGCTGCCGGTGCTGCCTGCGCACTATTGGAAGGATCGGGACTTCTCTCGCCCGACCCTCGAGATCCCGGTTGGCTCGGGCCCCTATCGCATCGAGCGGCTCGATCCAGGCCGCCAGATCGTCTATCGGCGCGACCCTGACTACTGGGCGCGCGACCTGCCGGTCAACCGCGGGCGCTTCAACATCGACCGGCTGATATTCGACACTTACCTGGACGACTCGGTGGCGCTCGAAGCGTTTCGTGCCGGCAACATCGATCTGAGAGCCGAGATGACCGCGAGCAACTGGGCCACCGGCTACCAGGGTCCGGCGATGGAACGCGGGCTGATTGGCCAACTGGTCGTGGCGACCCACAACCCCGCGCCGCTCCAGGCTTTCGTGCCCAATCTGCGGCGTGCCCAGTTCCAGGATCCACGGGTACGCCGCGCGATCGGCCTGGCCTATGACTTCGAATGGCAGAACCGCAACCTGTTCTACAGCCAGTACCGGCGCACGCGAGGCATGTTCGATGGCTCCGAGATGGAGGCTACCGGGCTGCCGGAAGGCGAGGAGCTGGCGCTGCTCGAGCCGCTGCGCGACCAGCTGCCGCCCGAGGTGTTCGAAGAGCCGCTGCCGATCGAGGAGCCCAGCGACCTGCGTGAGCGGCTACGCCAGGCGCTGGCGCTGCTCGAGGAGGCCGGCTACAGGGTGGAAAACGATCGCATGGTCGATGCCCAAGGACGCTCGCTCTCGTTCGAGATCCTGCTCTGGGACGGTCGGATGCAGCGCATGGTGCTGCCCTATGTGCGTAACCTTCGCCGTATCGGCATCGATGCGCGGGTCCGGGTGGTCGATCCCAGCCAGTACCAGGTTCGCATTTCCCAGCACGACTACGACATGATCATCGGCTCGTTCGCCCAGTCGAGCAGTCCCGGTAACGAGCAGCGTGAATTCTGGACCAGCGACTACGCCGACCGGCCGCAGAGCCGCAATACCGCTGGCATCCGCAACCCGGCGATCGACCAGTTGGTCGAGTCGCTGATCCGCGCCGATTCCCGCGAGTCCCTCGACGCCCACGCCCGGGCGCTGGACCGTGCGCTGCGCTGGAACTTCTATCTGGTGCCTCAGTACCACAACCCCGGTGCGCGTATCGCCTATTGGAGAAAGCTCGCTTTCCCGCTGCCTTTCCCCGACTACGGGCTCGACCTCGACGCCTGGTGGGTGGATTCGCAGCGCGCTTCCCGCGTCGAGGCCGCCCAGGACGACCAACAGCCATGA
- a CDS encoding transglycosylase SLT domain-containing protein, with protein sequence MPIVSNVTRRIRIHAKLALGSIGVASVSAMMVTMPSSVCASSLQQNRTAFLYGQVASRYDSTWQRIASGFALDHRLDDPRVQQWLGWFEARPQMFDQFARRAAPWLRYVAEQVDDRGMPGELALLPFIESGYDPTARNPGGSSGLWQFMPATAREMGLDSTRGYAGRRDVVASTGAALDYFEMLRRHWYGDDWELTLAAYNAGPGRVNAALASSPEDDFWGLALPRETRDYVPKLLALSAIVSDPRRYGIDLPPIPDQPTFVQVDLEQSLDIRTAAELAGIELDELRALNPAYSGTLVQRGLLIPVDAHRTFDTNLAEFDFDAQPQRYIVGRGDTLSEISARTGISIEEIKRRNRLADNQLRVGQALMLAGG encoded by the coding sequence TTGCCGATAGTTTCGAATGTCACCCGCCGTATCCGCATCCATGCCAAACTCGCGCTGGGCAGTATCGGGGTCGCCTCGGTCAGCGCCATGATGGTGACGATGCCCTCCAGCGTTTGCGCCTCCTCGCTGCAGCAAAATCGCACGGCCTTCCTCTATGGACAGGTCGCCAGCCGCTACGACTCCACCTGGCAGCGGATCGCCTCGGGATTCGCTCTCGATCATCGCCTGGACGACCCCCGCGTGCAGCAGTGGCTCGGCTGGTTCGAGGCGCGCCCGCAGATGTTCGATCAATTCGCCCGCCGCGCCGCGCCCTGGCTGCGCTACGTCGCCGAGCAGGTCGACGACCGCGGCATGCCCGGCGAACTCGCGCTGCTGCCTTTCATCGAGAGCGGCTACGACCCGACCGCGCGCAATCCTGGCGGATCCAGTGGGCTCTGGCAGTTCATGCCGGCGACCGCGCGGGAGATGGGGCTCGACAGCACCCGCGGCTACGCCGGACGACGCGATGTGGTCGCCTCCACCGGTGCCGCGCTCGATTATTTCGAGATGCTGCGTCGACACTGGTATGGCGACGACTGGGAGCTTACGCTCGCGGCCTACAATGCGGGTCCGGGACGGGTCAACGCGGCGTTGGCGAGCAGTCCGGAGGACGATTTCTGGGGGCTGGCGCTGCCGCGCGAGACCCGCGACTACGTGCCCAAGCTGCTCGCGCTGTCGGCGATCGTCTCCGACCCCCGACGCTACGGCATCGACCTGCCGCCGATTCCCGATCAGCCCACCTTCGTCCAGGTCGACCTGGAGCAGTCGCTGGATATCAGGACCGCCGCCGAGCTCGCCGGCATCGAACTCGACGAGCTACGCGCGCTGAACCCCGCCTACAGCGGTACCCTGGTGCAGCGGGGGCTGCTGATTCCGGTCGATGCCCACCGCACCTTCGACACCAATCTCGCCGAGTTCGATTTCGACGCCCAGCCTCAGCGCTACATCGTCGGCCGTGGCGACACGCTGAGCGAGATCAGCGCGCGCACCGGGATTTCGATCGAAGAGATCAAGCGCCGCAATCGGCTCGCCGACAACCAGCTGCGCGTCGGTCAGGCGCTGATGCTGGCCGGCGGCTGA
- the gloB gene encoding hydroxyacylglutathione hydrolase yields MSSSVAHPGGPDRLSVEPLAALSDNYIWLLTAGDADTVTVVDPGDAAPVIAWLDGEAGRGRQLDRILITHHHRDHTGGVTELVERYGAEVIGPLECQSVAIDHRLGEGDVLTLFGRKVRVLHTPGHTLDHIVYLIEDAIPLLLCGDTLFHAGCGRLFEGTAEQMQANFSRLRELPPSTLVFGAHEYSLANLAFAQSVEPGNAAIDAALERARALRDAGKPTLPSEIGRERAVNPFMRYDAPGVREALSEHAGRAPASDRDAFALLRDWKDHF; encoded by the coding sequence ATGTCTTCGAGCGTAGCGCACCCCGGTGGTCCTGATCGCTTGAGCGTCGAGCCACTCGCCGCCCTATCGGACAATTATATCTGGTTGCTCACCGCAGGTGACGCCGATACCGTCACCGTCGTCGATCCGGGCGATGCCGCCCCAGTGATCGCGTGGCTCGATGGCGAGGCGGGACGCGGGCGCCAGCTCGATCGTATCCTGATCACTCATCATCATCGCGATCATACCGGCGGCGTCACCGAGCTGGTCGAGCGCTACGGCGCGGAGGTGATCGGGCCGCTGGAGTGCCAGTCGGTGGCGATCGATCATCGCCTCGGCGAGGGGGACGTCCTTACCCTGTTCGGTCGAAAGGTGCGAGTGTTGCACACCCCGGGGCACACCCTCGATCACATCGTCTACCTGATCGAGGATGCGATACCGCTGCTATTGTGCGGCGACACCCTCTTCCACGCCGGCTGCGGACGCCTGTTCGAAGGCACGGCGGAGCAGATGCAGGCGAACTTCTCCAGGCTGCGCGAGCTACCTCCGTCGACGCTGGTGTTCGGCGCTCACGAGTATAGTCTCGCCAACCTCGCTTTCGCCCAGAGCGTCGAACCCGGCAACGCCGCGATCGATGCCGCGCTCGAGCGCGCCCGCGCGCTTCGCGATGCGGGCAAGCCGACGCTGCCCAGCGAGATCGGCCGCGAGCGCGCGGTCAATCCGTTCATGCGCTACGACGCACCTGGGGTGCGCGAGGCGCTGAGCGAGCACGCCGGTCGCGCGCCAGCCAGCGACCGTGACGCCTTCGCGCTGCTGCGCGACTGGAAAGACCACTTCTGA
- a CDS encoding methyltransferase domain-containing protein → MSNLPSAQTLQLAERYERAQNFWGKRPGRALWRFERACLGPVIEPLIGLHALEFSAAEPLLPLAQMRHSMRWAAVRGHAESSSTLVCDPSSLPLEDECLDLVIIHHLLEVVPEPHHLLREAARVMLDHGKLVIIGWQPLGIGALRYLGPKRNKSFPFDQKWRSVHRLKDWLAFVDFEIERVDYCAFSLSPHGGGWESLLRRYNLPFGHSFVILARRKRLRMIPLKPRFVPRLMIRPNPIGLNACRQRCENVRHQPSEHPSLVEE, encoded by the coding sequence ATGTCAAACCTGCCGTCGGCGCAGACCCTCCAGCTCGCCGAGCGCTACGAGCGCGCGCAGAACTTCTGGGGCAAGCGCCCAGGGCGCGCACTGTGGCGTTTCGAGCGGGCCTGCCTGGGGCCGGTGATCGAACCGCTCATCGGCCTGCACGCGCTGGAGTTCAGCGCTGCCGAACCGCTGCTTCCGCTGGCCCAGATGCGTCATTCGATGCGCTGGGCGGCGGTGCGTGGGCACGCCGAGTCGTCCTCGACGCTGGTCTGTGATCCTTCGAGCCTGCCGCTCGAGGACGAATGTCTCGACCTGGTGATCATCCATCACCTGCTCGAGGTGGTTCCCGAGCCCCACCACCTGCTGCGAGAGGCGGCGCGGGTGATGCTCGACCACGGCAAACTGGTGATCATCGGCTGGCAGCCGCTGGGAATCGGTGCGCTGCGATACCTCGGCCCCAAGCGCAACAAGTCCTTCCCGTTCGACCAGAAGTGGCGCAGCGTACACCGGCTCAAGGATTGGCTGGCGTTTGTCGATTTCGAAATCGAGCGGGTAGACTATTGCGCGTTTTCGCTCTCGCCCCACGGCGGCGGCTGGGAGTCGCTACTGCGCAGATACAACCTGCCGTTCGGCCACAGTTTCGTGATCCTCGCCCGGCGCAAGCGGCTGCGGATGATTCCGCTCAAGCCCCGCTTCGTCCCGAGGCTGATGATCCGGCCCAATCCGATCGGGCTCAACGCCTGCCGTCAGCGTTGCGAAAACGTCCGCCACCAGCCAAGCGAGCATCCGAGCCTTGTCGAAGAATGA
- the rnhA gene encoding ribonuclease HI: protein MSKNESKNEQSSENPLGGEPLPHVTIYTDGGCRGNPGPGGWGAVLISGPHEKELKGGEAQTTNNRMELSAAIMALRTLNRACRIDLWTDSEYVRNGITKWVHNWIKRGWKTAAKEPVKNAELWRELLAECERHQIEWHWVKGHAGHPGNERADRLANDAMDELAQRHR from the coding sequence TTGTCGAAGAATGAGTCGAAGAACGAGCAGTCGAGCGAAAACCCTTTGGGCGGTGAACCGCTGCCGCATGTGACCATCTATACCGACGGCGGCTGCCGCGGAAATCCTGGCCCCGGAGGGTGGGGGGCGGTGCTGATCAGCGGTCCGCACGAGAAGGAGCTCAAGGGCGGCGAGGCGCAGACCACCAACAACCGGATGGAGCTCAGCGCTGCGATCATGGCGCTGCGTACGCTGAACCGGGCGTGCCGGATCGATCTCTGGACCGATTCGGAGTACGTCCGCAACGGGATCACCAAGTGGGTCCACAACTGGATCAAGCGCGGCTGGAAAACCGCCGCCAAGGAGCCGGTGAAGAACGCTGAGCTGTGGCGCGAGCTGTTGGCCGAGTGCGAGCGACACCAGATCGAGTGGCATTGGGTCAAGGGCCACGCCGGGCATCCGGGCAACGAACGCGCCGACCGGCTGGCCAATGATGCGATGGACGAGCTTGCGCAACGCCATCGCTGA